The proteins below are encoded in one region of Mangifera indica cultivar Alphonso chromosome 7, CATAS_Mindica_2.1, whole genome shotgun sequence:
- the LOC123221727 gene encoding NAC domain-containing protein 41-like, translated as MMMMPTGFRFNPTDEELIEILERKVSGQEMPLHDRFIVERNVYELDPRDLQWDHTMVLLNNERYCYYMRENDSREVSGRGWWRATGHVKKIYANNKYVIGYKRPLTFIRFSDNERKRKNALKTNWIMHEYSLDSKITEWRICKIKYKGKLSIQEELKSGGKGYKLKSNIDCGCDEEMQQPEPLELDIVYEPYNSEVSSSMDMQLGFVGEAYFRENMPMEMAIDEQQQHSNNASYDPILTHFNSTNNYFGEQLEQLDDDSSEELIHSLWSWQNSC; from the exons atgatgatgatgcccACTGGCTTCAGATTCAATCCCACTGATGAAGAGCTCATCGAAATCCTTGAAAGAAAAGTTTCTGGCCAAGAAATGCCTCTCCATGATCGTTTCATTGTTGAAAGAAATGTCTATGAGCTCGACCCAAGAGATCTTCAAT GGGATCACACAATGGTTTTGCTTAACAATGAGAGATACTGCTACTATATGAGGGAGAACGATTCTCGAGAAGTGTCAGGTCGAGGATGGTGGAGAGCAACCGGGCATGTGAAGAAGATTTATGCTAATAACAAATATGTAATAGGCTATAAGAGGCCTCTTACATTTATCAGGTTTAGTGATAATGAAAGAAAGCGTAAAAATGCTCTCAAGACAAACTGGATTATGCACGAATATAGCCTTGACTCCAAAATAACG GAATGGAGAATTTGCAAGATCAAATATAAGGGAAAACTAAGTATACAAGAAGAGCTAAAGAGTGGTGGAAAAGGGTACAAGTTAAAGAGCAATATTGATTGTGGGTGTGATGAAGAAATGCAGCAACCAGAGCCATTAGAGCTAGACATTGTGTATGAACCTTATAATTCTGAAGTGAGTAGTTCAATGGACATGCAGCTTGGTTTCGTTGGAGAGGCTTATTTTAGGGAAAATATGCCAATGGAAATGGCGATTGATGAGCAACAACAACACTCAAACAATGCTTCATATGATCCAATCCTCACGCATTTTAATAGCACAAATAATTACTTTGGGGAACAACTTGAGCAATTGGATGATGATTCTTCGGAGGAACTAATTCATAGTCTTTGGTCTTGGCAGAATAGTTGCTAG